One window from the genome of Fulvivirga lutea encodes:
- the bshA gene encoding N-acetyl-alpha-D-glucosaminyl L-malate synthase BshA: protein MKIGIVCYPTFGGSGVVATELGKALAKEGHQIHFITYSQPTRLDFFNQNLFYHEVTIRNYPLFDYAPYELALASKMVDVVKYEKLDLLHVHYAIPHASAAYMAKQILKTHGINIPVITTLHGTDITLVGKDASYEPVVTFSINASDGVTAVSEDLRKDTYEHFDITKDIEVIPNFIDLERFKKQKKEHFKKAICPNDEKLLVHTSNFRKVKRVDDVVKVFHNIRKIIPAKLLLVGDGPERTHIEALCRELGDCDDIRFLGKLEQVEEVLSVADLFIMPSEKESFGLAALEAMACEVPVISTKAGGIPELNIQGKTGFLSKVGDVEDMTKNALYILDPANLPEFKKNALNRAKEFDISRILPLYENLYEKVVANTKKMQLNELL, encoded by the coding sequence ATGAAAATAGGTATTGTTTGTTATCCAACATTTGGCGGTAGTGGTGTTGTAGCTACTGAGCTTGGCAAAGCGTTGGCAAAAGAAGGCCATCAGATACACTTTATTACCTATTCACAACCAACGAGGCTTGATTTCTTTAACCAGAATTTATTTTACCACGAGGTAACAATACGCAATTATCCTTTATTTGATTATGCGCCCTATGAGTTGGCCTTAGCCAGTAAAATGGTGGATGTGGTTAAATATGAAAAGCTGGATTTACTGCATGTTCATTACGCCATTCCACATGCTTCTGCCGCTTACATGGCCAAGCAAATACTTAAAACACATGGCATTAATATTCCTGTAATCACCACCTTGCATGGTACTGACATCACACTCGTAGGTAAAGATGCCTCTTACGAGCCGGTAGTAACATTTAGCATTAATGCTTCAGATGGCGTTACTGCTGTTTCTGAAGATTTAAGAAAAGACACTTACGAGCATTTTGATATAACAAAAGACATTGAGGTGATTCCTAACTTCATTGACTTAGAGCGCTTTAAAAAGCAGAAAAAAGAACATTTCAAAAAAGCCATTTGCCCTAATGATGAGAAGCTTTTAGTGCACACCTCTAACTTTAGAAAAGTAAAGCGAGTTGACGATGTAGTGAAAGTATTTCACAACATTAGGAAGATTATTCCGGCCAAACTTCTATTGGTTGGCGATGGCCCTGAAAGAACACATATCGAAGCACTTTGTAGAGAATTGGGCGATTGCGATGACATCCGTTTTCTTGGTAAGTTGGAGCAAGTAGAAGAAGTACTTTCAGTTGCCGACTTATTTATTATGCCTTCGGAGAAAGAGAGCTTTGGACTTGCTGCTCTTGAGGCTATGGCCTGTGAAGTGCCCGTTATATCTACCAAAGCCGGTGGAATACCTGAACTTAACATCCAAGGTAAGACCGGATTTTTAAGTAAAGTAGGTGATGTGGAAGATATGACTAAGAACGCACTCTATATCTTAGATCCAGCCAACCTGCCTGAATTCAAGAAAAATGCATTAAACCGTGCAAAAGAATTTGATATCTCACGGATACTGCCACTGTATGAAAACCTATATGAAAAAGTGGTAGCTAATACCAAAAAAATGCAGTTAAACGAACTGTTATAA
- a CDS encoding sterol desaturase family protein: MSIKDIKPNNKGTKQLSDNPWIERLTRTHISIPITLFLGYSGALLYYSATNTSLSLGITVALFFTGLLVFSLVEYLMHRYLFHMEVYTKTREKMQYIMHGVHHEFPKDKDRLAMPPLASLTIATVLLFLFRLIMDDYVFGFLPGFLTGYAGYLFVHYIVHAFQPPKNFFKALWVHHGIHHYKDNEKAFGVSSPLWDYVFRTMP, translated from the coding sequence ATGAGTATTAAGGATATAAAACCTAACAACAAAGGCACGAAACAACTTTCTGACAATCCATGGATTGAACGATTGACAAGAACACATATATCTATTCCCATCACATTATTTCTGGGGTATTCAGGTGCTTTATTGTATTACAGTGCTACTAACACTTCACTTTCTTTGGGAATAACGGTTGCTTTATTTTTTACAGGATTATTAGTATTCTCGTTGGTAGAGTATTTGATGCATCGCTATCTGTTCCATATGGAAGTGTATACAAAAACCAGAGAAAAGATGCAGTACATCATGCATGGCGTACATCATGAGTTTCCTAAGGATAAGGATAGATTAGCTATGCCACCTTTGGCAAGTTTGACCATTGCTACCGTGCTGTTATTCTTGTTCAGACTTATTATGGATGATTATGTATTCGGCTTTTTACCTGGCTTTTTAACGGGTTATGCCGGTTACTTATTCGTGCACTATATCGTGCATGCATTCCAACCTCCAAAGAACTTTTTCAAAGCACTTTGGGTACATCACGGAATACATCACTATAAAGACAATGAAAAGGCCTTTGGTGTTAGTTCACCATTGTGGGATTACGTGTTTCGCACTATGCCCTAA
- a CDS encoding vWA domain-containing protein, producing the protein MLGHRFTDFIPDPKENKSDFDKLLDIFLQLLVITSGDVSEALSWLSNVDKQYNLTSDAYGIGDFIEDLKDKGYITDENPEGKFEVTAKSEQKMRSSALEEIFGKLKKSKRGDHKTNYGGLGDEQSTDKRDYQFGDTLEQISMTDSLRNAQINHGLDSFMMTEGDLEIMENEYKTQTSTVLMIDISHSMILYGEDRITPAKKVAMALAELITKKYPKDTLDIIVFGNDAWQIEIKDLPYLQVGPYHTNTVAGLELALDLLRKRKNANKQIFMITDGKPTCLKEGIKYYKNSFGLDSKILNRTLNLAKQCRKLRIPVTTFMIASDPYLKEFVKEFTKVNDGNAYYSSLQGLGHLIFEDYRRNRRKKF; encoded by the coding sequence ATGCTTGGACACCGATTCACCGATTTCATCCCAGATCCCAAAGAAAACAAAAGTGATTTTGATAAACTTTTAGATATTTTCTTACAACTGCTAGTTATAACATCGGGCGATGTATCTGAAGCTTTGAGCTGGCTGAGCAATGTAGACAAGCAATATAACCTCACTAGCGATGCCTATGGCATTGGAGATTTTATAGAAGATTTAAAGGATAAAGGTTACATCACAGATGAAAATCCTGAAGGAAAATTTGAGGTAACGGCCAAAAGTGAACAGAAGATGCGCAGCAGCGCGTTGGAAGAAATTTTTGGCAAACTAAAGAAGTCCAAACGGGGCGATCATAAAACAAATTATGGTGGCCTGGGTGATGAGCAAAGCACAGATAAGAGGGACTACCAATTTGGTGACACACTCGAACAAATCTCCATGACAGATTCATTAAGAAATGCCCAAATTAATCATGGTTTAGATAGCTTTATGATGACCGAGGGCGATCTGGAAATCATGGAGAACGAGTATAAAACCCAAACCTCCACGGTACTAATGATCGACATCTCCCACTCGATGATCTTATATGGTGAAGACAGAATTACACCAGCTAAAAAGGTAGCCATGGCATTGGCCGAGTTAATCACCAAAAAATACCCAAAAGACACACTAGATATTATCGTTTTTGGTAATGATGCCTGGCAAATAGAAATCAAAGACCTTCCTTACTTACAGGTTGGCCCATATCATACCAATACTGTTGCTGGTCTTGAGTTGGCACTCGATCTACTCAGAAAAAGAAAGAACGCCAACAAACAGATATTTATGATCACTGATGGCAAACCCACTTGTCTGAAAGAGGGAATAAAATATTACAAAAACAGCTTTGGTTTAGATAGCAAAATTTTAAATAGAACGTTAAATCTGGCCAAGCAATGCCGCAAACTGCGAATACCGGTAACTACATTTATGATAGCATCTGACCCCTATTTAAAAGAATTTGTAAAGGAATTTACCAAAGTAAATGACGGCAACGCCTATTATAGTAGTTTGCAGGGGCTCGGTCATTTGATATTCGAAGATTACAGAAGAAACAGACGCAAAAAGTTCTAA
- a CDS encoding P-loop NTPase family protein: MNHTKIKTLGELKKAGYVPKSVKQELRDNLIQNLKKKVNVFEGIWGYEESVIPDLERAILSKHDINFLGLRGQAKTRMARMMVKLLDEYIPVIEGSEMNDDPLQPISRFGKDMVAEKGDDTPVSWLSRDERYTEKLATPDVSIADLIGDVDPIKAATMKLPYSDERVIHFGLIPRSHRGIFVINELPDLQARIQVALFNILQEGDIQIRGFKVRMPLEIQFVFTANPEDYTNRGSIVTPLKDRIDSQIITHYPKSIAIGRKITEQEADIKPEQQELVTVNDVAKDLIEQIAFEARHSEYVDAKSGVSARLTISALENLMSAAERRALINNEKTYIRVSDFYGVIPSITGKVELVYEGEQEGPGIVAHNLVGKAIRTKFTEFFPDPDKIRKQKANNPYKKITDWFGNENTVDILNDFKGKEYEKALNSIPGLKELVSDLHGHADKELKIFLMEFALHGLSEYSMLSKHQLTSGLQFKDLLSSMFTMPGPEGDEDEENFQ; this comes from the coding sequence ATGAATCATACAAAAATTAAAACTTTAGGAGAGTTAAAGAAGGCAGGTTATGTGCCAAAATCAGTAAAACAAGAACTGAGGGATAACCTAATTCAAAATCTTAAAAAGAAAGTAAATGTCTTTGAAGGCATTTGGGGTTATGAAGAATCAGTGATTCCTGATTTGGAAAGAGCTATTCTTTCTAAGCACGACATTAATTTTTTAGGCTTAAGAGGCCAGGCCAAAACCCGCATGGCCCGTATGATGGTAAAGTTGCTGGATGAATACATTCCTGTCATAGAAGGCAGTGAAATGAATGACGATCCGCTGCAACCGATATCCAGATTTGGTAAAGACATGGTTGCCGAAAAGGGGGATGACACACCCGTTTCATGGCTATCGCGAGATGAACGATATACCGAGAAGCTGGCTACCCCTGATGTTTCCATTGCTGACCTTATAGGTGATGTAGACCCTATCAAAGCTGCCACCATGAAACTCCCCTACTCTGATGAGCGAGTCATACATTTCGGTTTGATTCCAAGATCTCATAGAGGCATATTTGTGATTAACGAACTACCGGATTTGCAAGCCAGAATTCAGGTAGCCTTATTCAATATCTTACAAGAAGGCGATATTCAAATAAGAGGTTTTAAAGTACGTATGCCTTTAGAAATACAATTCGTTTTTACTGCTAACCCAGAAGATTATACCAACAGAGGTAGCATTGTTACCCCATTAAAAGATAGAATCGATAGCCAGATAATTACTCACTATCCTAAATCTATAGCAATTGGCAGGAAGATTACTGAGCAAGAGGCAGATATAAAGCCTGAGCAGCAGGAGTTGGTAACCGTTAATGATGTGGCCAAAGACCTCATAGAACAAATAGCTTTTGAGGCCAGACATAGCGAATATGTAGATGCCAAAAGTGGTGTATCTGCCCGATTGACTATCTCGGCATTAGAAAACCTAATGAGTGCAGCGGAACGTAGGGCGCTTATCAATAATGAAAAGACTTACATCCGGGTTTCTGACTTTTATGGCGTAATACCTTCGATTACCGGTAAGGTGGAATTAGTGTATGAAGGTGAACAGGAAGGCCCCGGAATTGTAGCGCACAATTTAGTAGGCAAAGCTATCCGTACAAAATTTACTGAGTTCTTCCCTGATCCTGATAAGATCAGAAAACAAAAGGCCAATAATCCTTATAAAAAAATTACCGACTGGTTTGGAAATGAAAACACGGTGGACATTCTGAATGACTTCAAAGGTAAGGAGTATGAAAAAGCATTGAACAGCATACCGGGTTTAAAGGAGCTTGTCTCTGATTTACATGGCCATGCCGACAAAGAACTAAAGATCTTTTTGATGGAATTTGCTTTGCATGGGCTTTCAGAATACAGTATGCTAAGTAAGCATCAACTTACGAGTGGCTTACAGTTTAAAGACCTGCTAAGCAGTATGTTTACTATGCCAGGCCCGGAGGGTGATGAAGACGAAGAAAACTTCCAGTAA
- a CDS encoding AlbA family DNA-binding domain-containing protein, which produces MTYRDLRKLVAQGESEFLEFKRKVAHPEKIVRELVAFANTNGGQLLIGVSDNGDIPGVKFPEDEIYALNKSIEELCKPAFEYNIEEIELSEKATAIVYHIPQSKRRPHAVKEDIQSKWGQVYVRHEDKSVKASREMREIIKRKRKNKDIRFNYGEKEQKLMAYLEEQKSITLEEFKELAGLNNYMASRTLVLLVLANVLAIRPTEKGDIYTLKNIS; this is translated from the coding sequence ATGACTTACAGAGACCTGAGAAAGTTAGTAGCTCAGGGTGAATCAGAGTTTTTGGAATTTAAACGTAAAGTAGCTCACCCTGAAAAAATTGTGAGGGAGCTGGTGGCTTTTGCCAATACCAATGGCGGTCAGTTGCTCATTGGTGTGAGTGATAATGGCGATATTCCGGGAGTAAAATTTCCTGAGGACGAAATTTATGCCCTCAATAAATCTATTGAAGAATTATGTAAGCCAGCTTTCGAGTACAATATTGAAGAAATAGAGCTCAGTGAAAAAGCTACAGCTATTGTGTATCACATTCCACAAAGCAAAAGACGACCACATGCCGTAAAGGAAGATATTCAAAGTAAATGGGGTCAGGTATATGTACGTCATGAAGACAAGAGCGTAAAGGCTAGCAGAGAAATGCGTGAAATCATTAAGCGCAAAAGAAAAAACAAAGACATCCGTTTTAACTACGGAGAAAAAGAACAAAAATTAATGGCCTACTTGGAAGAACAAAAATCCATTACGCTAGAAGAATTTAAAGAATTGGCTGGCCTAAATAACTACATGGCATCCAGAACTTTAGTGCTTTTGGTATTGGCCAATGTACTTGCAATTCGGCCCACCGAAAAAGGCGATATCTATACCCTAAAAAATATTTCTTAA
- a CDS encoding PhoH family protein: MAKAENKDKKVFVLDTSVIIFEHNSIMNFAEHDIGIPITVLEELDNFKKGNDTKNFEAREFIRLLNKLADGKMLHDWNPLNGKTRGNFKVLMDQNSKVDATKVFDEEKADHRILNTALQLQEEMKGRKVILVSKDINLRLKAKSLGLPAEDYNTGKVKNVSSLYSGKSVQDKTDPEKINELYEKGSCEPQDVLGKKKPSRNGYYILKSGKKSALAYYNPATELIEHVEKRSVYGIKPRNAEQAFAIHAIMNPNIKLVSMQGVAGTGKTLIALAAAMEQKREFKQIYLARPIVPLSNKDIGYLPGDIKSKLNPYMEPLWDNLKFIQNQYHESDKEYSKITEMVNQEKLVITPLAYIRGRSLSNICFIVDEAQNLTPHEVKTIITRAGENTKIIFTGDIYQIDTPYLDSQSNGLSYLIDRVKDHELYAHVTLEKGERSELANLANELL, encoded by the coding sequence ATGGCAAAAGCGGAGAATAAAGACAAAAAGGTTTTCGTTCTAGACACATCAGTTATCATTTTCGAACACAACTCTATCATGAACTTCGCAGAGCATGATATTGGCATTCCGATAACTGTATTAGAGGAACTAGACAACTTTAAAAAAGGAAACGATACGAAGAACTTTGAAGCACGGGAGTTCATTCGGTTATTAAATAAACTTGCCGATGGCAAGATGCTGCACGACTGGAATCCGTTAAACGGTAAAACTAGAGGCAACTTTAAAGTGCTTATGGATCAGAACAGCAAAGTAGATGCTACCAAAGTTTTTGACGAAGAAAAGGCAGACCATCGAATTTTAAATACAGCCCTTCAACTGCAGGAGGAGATGAAAGGACGCAAGGTTATTCTTGTTTCTAAGGATATCAACCTTCGCTTGAAGGCAAAGTCATTGGGGCTGCCTGCCGAAGATTATAATACCGGAAAAGTTAAGAATGTAAGTTCGCTCTACTCGGGCAAATCGGTGCAGGATAAAACTGATCCTGAAAAAATTAACGAGCTCTACGAAAAAGGAAGTTGTGAACCCCAAGATGTGTTGGGCAAGAAAAAGCCATCTCGCAATGGCTATTACATTCTGAAGAGCGGAAAGAAATCTGCCCTGGCCTATTATAACCCAGCTACTGAACTGATAGAGCATGTAGAAAAGCGCTCTGTTTATGGCATTAAGCCAAGGAATGCAGAACAAGCTTTTGCCATTCATGCTATTATGAACCCCAACATAAAATTAGTGAGTATGCAAGGTGTGGCCGGTACGGGTAAAACATTAATTGCCCTTGCTGCGGCTATGGAACAAAAGCGTGAGTTTAAGCAGATCTATTTAGCCAGACCAATCGTGCCATTGAGTAATAAAGACATCGGCTATTTACCCGGTGATATCAAATCGAAATTGAACCCTTACATGGAGCCGCTTTGGGACAACCTGAAGTTTATCCAAAACCAGTATCACGAATCTGACAAAGAGTATTCTAAGATTACCGAGATGGTGAATCAGGAAAAACTGGTAATTACACCTTTGGCCTATATCAGAGGAAGAAGCTTGTCAAACATCTGTTTTATTGTTGATGAGGCTCAAAACCTGACGCCACATGAGGTGAAAACAATTATCACTCGTGCAGGTGAGAATACTAAGATTATCTTTACGGGAGATATTTATCAAATAGATACCCCATATCTGGATTCTCAAAGTAACGGCCTCTCTTATTTAATTGACAGAGTAAAAGACCATGAGCTTTATGCGCACGTAACCCTTGAAAAAGGAGAACGTTCTGAGCTGGCGAATTTGGCGAATGAGTTGTTGTAA
- a CDS encoding HPF/RaiA family ribosome-associated protein — protein sequence MNVQINTDHNIKGTEKLQAFVSDKINTTLKHFTDRITRIEVHLSDENATKGGPDDIQCKIEARLKGLQPMVVTSKNSSKEKALSMAVDKMKGALDSAIGKLKAH from the coding sequence ATGAACGTACAAATTAACACCGACCATAATATTAAGGGTACCGAGAAGCTCCAGGCATTTGTTTCTGATAAAATTAATACTACCCTTAAGCACTTTACTGATAGAATAACACGCATAGAAGTACACCTTTCTGATGAAAATGCTACTAAAGGTGGGCCAGATGATATTCAATGTAAAATTGAAGCTCGTTTAAAGGGCCTGCAACCAATGGTTGTTACCAGTAAAAATAGTTCTAAAGAAAAGGCCCTGAGCATGGCAGTTGATAAAATGAAAGGCGCGTTAGATTCTGCCATTGGCAAGTTAAAGGCTCATTAA
- a CDS encoding DUF3185 family protein, translating to MTKKIIGVVLIVAGIALAKWGYDIYDSASSQITRALIGDTPFEAWAGMVAGGVCILLGIRQLK from the coding sequence ATGACTAAGAAAATAATTGGAGTAGTACTTATTGTAGCTGGTATAGCATTGGCCAAATGGGGCTATGATATATATGACTCTGCAAGTTCACAAATTACCAGAGCTCTTATTGGCGATACTCCGTTTGAGGCTTGGGCTGGCATGGTAGCTGGCGGAGTTTGCATTTTACTTGGAATTCGTCAACTCAAATAA
- a CDS encoding cupin domain-containing protein, with protein sequence MVFHNYTVAILLLIFARCSTKQNLPDPLEAGWNGEAVCEVLEDNAELRVLKCTFPPGVGHEKHYHQRHFGYTIAGGTFRITDATGTREINVPTGTHFSNEGIEWHEVLNVGDSTAVFLIVEPK encoded by the coding sequence ATGGTTTTTCATAATTATACTGTTGCAATACTATTGTTGATTTTTGCCAGGTGTTCTACCAAGCAAAACTTACCCGACCCATTAGAAGCTGGCTGGAATGGCGAGGCTGTTTGCGAAGTTTTAGAAGATAATGCTGAGTTGAGAGTGCTTAAATGCACATTTCCGCCCGGTGTAGGGCATGAAAAACACTACCATCAGAGGCACTTTGGTTATACAATTGCAGGTGGCACATTTCGCATAACAGATGCCACTGGTACAAGGGAAATTAATGTACCCACAGGCACCCACTTCTCAAATGAAGGAATAGAATGGCATGAAGTACTGAATGTTGGCGACAGTACTGCAGTATTTCTAATAGTAGAGCCTAAATAG
- a CDS encoding nuclear transport factor 2 family protein, which translates to MDSEKNKENAIAFYKLAYQGNPRKAVELYVGNEYIQHNPDVENGTEGFIRYFERMHNEYPDKSLKFVRSIAEGDLVALHTHQVWPGNDEYVTMDFFRFDANGKICEHWDAIQQIPEKSKNPNTMY; encoded by the coding sequence ATGGATTCAGAAAAAAACAAAGAGAATGCCATTGCTTTTTATAAATTGGCATACCAGGGCAATCCGCGAAAGGCAGTGGAGTTATATGTTGGTAATGAGTATATTCAACATAATCCTGATGTAGAAAATGGAACAGAGGGCTTTATTCGCTATTTTGAGCGGATGCATAATGAGTACCCCGATAAAAGCCTCAAATTTGTTCGAAGTATTGCAGAAGGTGATTTGGTAGCATTACACACCCACCAAGTTTGGCCAGGTAATGATGAATACGTAACTATGGATTTCTTTCGTTTTGATGCGAATGGAAAAATCTGTGAGCACTGGGATGCCATTCAACAAATACCAGAGAAATCTAAAAACCCTAATACCATGTATTAA
- a CDS encoding NAD-dependent epimerase/dehydratase family protein, translating into MKVIITGATGMVGKGVLLECLDHPEISEVLLINRRQISIKHEKIKEIIHQDFGNYDSIKDQLAGYDAAYLCMGISAAGLSEAKYKEITYDYTLALAKVLYNHNANMTITYVSGQGTDSSEKGRTMWARVKGKTENDLLNMGFKQAFMYRPGAIIPLKGIKSGTRLYQFFYDYFMWLIKLLKFLFPKSIVNTTQLGQSMINVTRSGYEKNILKPSDILRTSK; encoded by the coding sequence ATGAAAGTTATTATAACAGGTGCAACAGGTATGGTAGGTAAAGGGGTTCTTTTAGAATGTCTTGATCACCCTGAAATCTCCGAAGTGTTGCTAATAAACCGTAGGCAGATAAGTATAAAACACGAAAAGATCAAGGAGATCATCCACCAGGATTTCGGAAACTATGATTCTATAAAAGATCAATTAGCTGGATATGATGCAGCATATCTTTGCATGGGTATTAGTGCAGCGGGGTTGAGTGAAGCCAAGTACAAAGAAATAACCTATGATTACACATTAGCCTTGGCCAAAGTCTTATATAATCATAATGCCAATATGACAATTACATATGTGTCAGGTCAAGGTACTGATAGCTCTGAGAAAGGCAGAACTATGTGGGCACGAGTAAAGGGTAAAACTGAAAATGACCTACTCAATATGGGTTTCAAACAAGCATTTATGTACAGGCCCGGTGCAATTATCCCGCTCAAAGGAATTAAGTCCGGCACCCGATTGTACCAGTTCTTCTACGATTACTTTATGTGGCTGATAAAGCTGCTAAAGTTTTTATTCCCTAAATCGATAGTAAATACAACTCAGCTAGGGCAATCAATGATAAATGTTACTCGCTCAGGTTATGAGAAAAATATTCTCAAGCCTTCGGATATTTTAAGGACATCAAAATAA